The Frankiales bacterium nucleotide sequence CCGTCCTCCTCCCAGAACTGGATGTCGACGAGGTCGCCGTGCATGTGACCGGGCCGCCCGGTGCAGATGAGCAGCCACAGGTCGGCCTGCAGCTGGTCGGCGGTGACCCCGAAGTGGGCCGCGGCCTCGTCGATCGTGACGCCCTCGTGGGCGGAGAGCCAGGGCACCAGCGCGAGCAGCCGCGAGAGCCGCGTGGCGGCGGTGTCCGGCGCCGTGCGCACGCTCATGCCGCACCCCCTGCCGTCAGGCCCGCGGCCACCCGCAGGCGGCGCACGACCGCGGCGCGCAGGGTCGGCGGCTCCAGCACGGTGACCGCCGCTCCGAGCCCCACGAGCTCGGAGGCCAGGGCCTCGTCGTCGCTGTAGGTGAGCACCACGACGTCGGTGCCCTCCGCGGGGTCGACCGAGATCGCCCGGCGCCGCAGGCCGTTGCCGCGGCCCGGCGCCACCCGCAGGCGGGCGGTGAGCGCACCCACGCGCCCGGCGGGCGAGGCCGCGATCGACCCGGCGAGGTCCACGCCCTCGGGGATCTCGTAGGCGCCGGCCGGGCCGACGAGCGAGGCCGTGCCGACGACCCGCGAGAGGCGGAACACGCGCTCGGCGCCGCGGCCGGTGTCGCGGCCGATGAGGTACCAGTGCCCGCGCCGGGAGGCCACGCCGTAGGGCTCGACCTCGCGCGGGGCGGGCTCGGCGTCCTCCGGCTTGCGGTAAGCGAACCGGACCCGACGCCGGGTGCGCAGCGCCTCCAGGAGCACCGGGAACGCCGGCTCCGCGGTGCCGATGCGGGTCTCGATGCCTACCGGGCCGTCCACCACGGCGCCGGCGCCGGCCGTCTCGAGCTTGCGCAGCGCCCGCTGCGCCGCGGGCCCGAGGCTGGCCTGCTCCCACACCCGCGCGGCCAGGCCGAGCACCGCCAGCTCGTCCGCGGTGAAGTCCACCGCGGGCAGGGCGTAGTCGTCCGCGGCCACCCGGTAGCCCTCGATGCCCCCGACGCCGTCGGAGCCCTCGACGGTCTCGACCGGGACGCCCATGCTGCGCAGCTCGTCCTTGTCGCGCTCGAACATGCGCTCGAACGCCTCGTCGGACGGGCTCTCGCGGTAGGCGTCGATCGCCTCCCGGAGCACGTGCTTGGGCACCGGCCGGGCGGACGCCATGAGCGCGAAGAGCAGGTTGAGCAGCCGCTCCGTGCGGTCCTTCTGGCTCACGGGTCCTCCCGCTGGTCGCGCCGTCGTGCCTCGTGCCCGGGGACCGGCCCGGTCAGCGCACCCCGAGCAGGTCGATCACGAACACGAGGGTCTTGCCGGAGAGCCGGTGGCCGCCGCCGGCGGGGCCGTAGGCCTGCTCCGGCGGGATGGTCAGCTGGCGGCGTCCGCCCACGCGCATGCCGGGGATGCCGTCCTGCCAGCCCTGGATCAGCCCGCGCAGCGGGAACTCGATCGGCTCGCCGCGGTCCCAGCTGGCGTCGAACTGCTCGCCGCTGTCGAACTCGACCCCGACGTAGTGCACCAGCACGGTGGCGCCGGCGACCGCCTCGGCACCCTCGCCGACGACGAGGTCGGCGATCTCGAGCTCGGTGGGCGCGGGGCCGCCCGGGAAGTCGATCTCGGGCTTCTCGCTCATCGGTGCCTCCAGGGGGCGGGGCGGACGCCGGACGGGCCGGCGGGCGCGGTGGGGACGTCGGGGTAGATGCTGCCGTGCCAGGGCCCCGGTCAGGGCACCGACACGAGATCGATCACGAACACGAGCGGCTCGCCGGCCTTGATGTCGAACCCGGTCGGCGGCTTGGCCCCGAAGCCGAGGTCGCCCGGCATCACGATGAGCCGGCGTCCCCCGACCTTCATCCCGGGCACGCCGTCGGCGATGCCGGTGATGATCTGGGACAGGTCGAACTGCACCGGGGAGCCGTTCTTCCAGCTCGAGTCGAACACCTTGCCGGTCTGGCCGGCGACGCCGACGTACTGCACGGTGACCGTGTCACCGGGCTTGGCCTCGGCGCCGGTGCCGACGGTGATGTCGTGCACGGTGAGGTCCTTGACCGCCGCGGTCTCGGCCGAGACCGACACCGCCGGCTCCTTGCCCGCGTCGCCGGTCACGGTGACCCCGGCGGTGCCCTCCACGTGCGGGCCCACGGTCGGGACGACTGCGGGCACGGCGTCGACGACGAACACCAGCGCCTCGTTCGCGCCGATGTCGGCCGACGGCGGGTTGGCCCCGTAGGCCTGCGCGCCGGGGATCACGAGCAGGCGGCGGCCGCCGATCTTCATGCCGGGGATGCCGTTGGTCCAGCCCGGGATGACCTGGCTCAGCGAGAACTTCGCCGGCTGGCCGCGGTCCCACGAGGAGTCGAACTGCTTCTGGGACTGGGCGCCGATCCCGACGTACTGGGCGGTGATCGTCGAGCCCGCCGCCACGGCGTCGCCGGTGCCGACCACGAGGTCGCAGACGGTGAGCGCGGTGACGCCGGCGGCGGCGCTGCCCACGGTGACCTGGGGCTTGGCACCCAGGTCGCCGGTCACCGTCACCCCCGCGGTGCCGACGGTGTAGTCCGGGCTGGTGGGGGTGCCGGCGCACTCCCCCGCGGCGGCGCTGCCGCCGCTGCTGGAGGAGGCCGAGGGCGTCGTGTCCGACGTCGTCGACGAGCCGCAGGCGGCCAGGGCGAGGACGGCGGCCAGCGCGGCGGCCGCGG carries:
- a CDS encoding peptidylprolyl isomerase, with product MTPRRARSLVPAAAALAAVLALAACGSSTTSDTTPSASSSSGGSAAAGECAGTPTSPDYTVGTAGVTVTGDLGAKPQVTVGSAAAGVTALTVCDLVVGTGDAVAAGSTITAQYVGIGAQSQKQFDSSWDRGQPAKFSLSQVIPGWTNGIPGMKIGGRRLLVIPGAQAYGANPPSADIGANEALVFVVDAVPAVVPTVGPHVEGTAGVTVTGDAGKEPAVSVSAETAAVKDLTVHDITVGTGAEAKPGDTVTVQYVGVAGQTGKVFDSSWKNGSPVQFDLSQIITGIADGVPGMKVGGRRLIVMPGDLGFGAKPPTGFDIKAGEPLVFVIDLVSVP
- a CDS encoding WYL domain-containing protein, with the translated sequence MSQKDRTERLLNLLFALMASARPVPKHVLREAIDAYRESPSDEAFERMFERDKDELRSMGVPVETVEGSDGVGGIEGYRVAADDYALPAVDFTADELAVLGLAARVWEQASLGPAAQRALRKLETAGAGAVVDGPVGIETRIGTAEPAFPVLLEALRTRRRVRFAYRKPEDAEPAPREVEPYGVASRRGHWYLIGRDTGRGAERVFRLSRVVGTASLVGPAGAYEIPEGVDLAGSIAASPAGRVGALTARLRVAPGRGNGLRRRAISVDPAEGTDVVVLTYSDDEALASELVGLGAAVTVLEPPTLRAAVVRRLRVAAGLTAGGAA
- a CDS encoding FKBP-type peptidyl-prolyl cis-trans isomerase → MSEKPEIDFPGGPAPTELEIADLVVGEGAEAVAGATVLVHYVGVEFDSGEQFDASWDRGEPIEFPLRGLIQGWQDGIPGMRVGGRRQLTIPPEQAYGPAGGGHRLSGKTLVFVIDLLGVR